From Ruminococcus sp. HUN007, a single genomic window includes:
- a CDS encoding putative glycoside hydrolase has product MKKNKGMKIYKQRKKKRGASSQIGSILGTCAVVFGAGIFGYYVIAVPMAKVFRTMNSEPEVMVSDSVLDEELPVITEAVTTRYKTSLDGLEIEKTGDSEQKAVTTVIVTENDTIVTSIPAVTVPVTTEYAAEAQPVPSPSASPSPAPQAVVKGGCVYLSASDISSIDALSARLSSVKDCTSVAIPLKVTGGELNYDSQVNSARLSGAVSSDISLGDIVNAVTEKGLVPVASISTVADNIYPVTYKKAAYQFEDGYTGEWLDNKAEAGGKPWLSPFSPIAQDYLCALVDEITSAGIKSVICTDNYFPPFREKDLGYIGEIVKSPERYKGLTNLVNMLSQSAAANGGKVMLEVSASDIINSSAEVFHPEEFGTMSLVVNVNMDDFGGESLHSVLDKIKGKTGSMKVVPCVSAGGDSASVTGTLKSMGYDLYMIR; this is encoded by the coding sequence ATGAAAAAAAATAAAGGTATGAAAATATATAAACAGAGAAAGAAAAAGAGAGGAGCTTCCAGCCAGATCGGTTCCATTCTCGGAACATGTGCTGTAGTTTTCGGTGCAGGTATATTCGGTTACTATGTAATTGCTGTACCAATGGCCAAGGTGTTCCGTACAATGAATTCAGAACCTGAGGTAATGGTATCCGATTCAGTTCTTGACGAGGAGTTGCCGGTTATTACTGAGGCAGTGACCACAAGATACAAGACCAGTCTTGACGGACTTGAAATAGAAAAGACGGGCGATTCTGAACAAAAGGCAGTGACAACTGTTATCGTTACAGAAAACGATACTATTGTTACTTCGATTCCTGCAGTAACTGTACCGGTTACAACTGAATATGCTGCTGAGGCTCAGCCTGTACCGTCACCGTCAGCATCTCCGTCACCTGCTCCGCAGGCTGTAGTAAAGGGCGGCTGCGTTTATCTTTCAGCTTCTGACATTTCAAGTATCGATGCGCTTTCTGCACGGCTTTCATCGGTTAAGGACTGCACATCTGTTGCAATACCGCTTAAGGTAACAGGCGGTGAGCTCAACTATGATTCACAGGTGAACTCAGCAAGACTTTCTGGAGCAGTTTCATCTGATATCTCACTCGGAGACATCGTAAACGCTGTAACTGAGAAAGGACTTGTACCGGTAGCTTCCATAAGTACTGTGGCAGATAACATTTATCCTGTAACATACAAAAAAGCAGCTTATCAGTTCGAAGACGGCTATACCGGTGAATGGCTTGACAACAAGGCTGAAGCAGGCGGTAAGCCTTGGCTTTCACCTTTCTCACCTATTGCTCAGGATTATCTCTGCGCACTTGTTGATGAAATCACATCAGCCGGTATCAAGAGTGTTATCTGTACTGATAACTATTTCCCGCCTTTCCGTGAAAAGGACCTTGGATACATCGGTGAGATCGTAAAGTCACCTGAACGATACAAGGGACTTACAAACCTTGTGAATATGCTCAGCCAGTCTGCAGCTGCAAACGGCGGCAAGGTTATGCTTGAGGTTTCTGCTTCGGATATAATCAACTCTTCAGCTGAAGTATTCCATCCTGAAGAATTCGGTACAATGTCTCTCGTTGTAAATGTAAACATGGATGATTTCGGCGGCGAGTCACTTCATTCCGTACTTGATAAGATAAAAGGCAAAACAGGCAGCATGAAGGTAGTTCCGTGCGTTTCAGCAGGCGGCGACAGCGCTTCAGTTACAGGAACTCTCAAGTCAATGGGATATGATCTCTATATGATCAGATAA
- a CDS encoding enhanced serine sensitivity protein SseB C-terminal domain-containing protein, which translates to MSENTENKKIRLDEIENPALVYAMYEMKDKKTKETEAKFISELRRATFITPAVVEVKGEDGEFRVAEDSSQKGETRIQFMMLQNDKKERFLPAFTSMEEVRKWRKEDHFQTVICNFDQYINIVASDAEGPRGLAIDPYGSNILLSRELLEGLKSAIDERNNSQVFIADLKEHPEELEDALRDFFNEDGTVEQAYLQLMRRGNDVSYLLIVDNEFPENASEDEVKSIRKNLFDNIAEKIKPALNGRPLSIAGFSDEFGKKSG; encoded by the coding sequence ATGAGCGAAAATACAGAAAACAAAAAGATAAGACTTGATGAAATAGAAAACCCTGCACTTGTCTATGCAATGTATGAAATGAAGGACAAGAAAACCAAGGAAACTGAAGCAAAGTTTATCAGTGAACTCAGAAGAGCAACATTTATCACTCCTGCAGTCGTTGAGGTAAAGGGTGAAGACGGAGAATTCAGAGTAGCTGAGGATTCATCCCAGAAGGGTGAAACACGTATACAGTTCATGATGCTTCAGAATGATAAAAAGGAAAGATTCCTTCCTGCATTCACAAGTATGGAAGAAGTGAGAAAATGGCGTAAGGAAGATCATTTCCAGACTGTTATCTGTAATTTCGACCAGTATATAAACATTGTGGCTTCAGACGCTGAAGGCCCGAGAGGACTTGCCATAGATCCTTACGGTTCAAATATACTTCTTTCACGGGAACTGCTTGAAGGATTAAAGAGTGCCATCGATGAAAGAAACAATTCACAGGTTTTCATAGCTGATCTCAAGGAACATCCTGAAGAACTCGAGGATGCTCTCAGGGACTTCTTCAATGAAGACGGCACTGTTGAACAGGCTTACCTTCAGCTTATGAGAAGAGGAAACGATGTAAGCTATCTTCTTATTGTAGACAACGAATTTCCTGAAAATGCATCAGAAGATGAAGTAAAGAGCATCAGAAAGAATCTGTTCGACAATATTGCAGAAAAAATAAAACCGGCACTTAACGGCCGTCCTCTTTCAATTGCAGGATTTTCAGATGAGTTCGGTAAAAAAAGCGGTTGA
- a CDS encoding FHA domain-containing protein: MDFNFDNVNLNLESVSDLLNGLYAQIITFKGFASVFVMLFIDLCVLIILLKSGSEKKLCNRKWRKEFGYIAVVEGRRVIPVETSEILLGRHRSADIQFPDLSVSRYHAVLTYSDGVFLLEDLNSKSGTYLNGKKIHSAVINVDDEIRLGAVVFRIKRIKETNNGSRKGKGKRKA, translated from the coding sequence ATGGATTTTAATTTTGACAATGTAAATTTAAACCTAGAGTCCGTTTCAGATCTTCTTAACGGACTCTACGCACAGATAATTACATTCAAAGGTTTTGCAAGTGTGTTCGTCATGCTTTTCATTGACCTTTGTGTTCTTATCATACTGCTCAAAAGCGGATCGGAAAAGAAACTCTGTAACAGGAAATGGCGTAAAGAGTTCGGATATATAGCTGTTGTCGAAGGCCGCAGGGTAATTCCTGTGGAAACTTCCGAGATACTTCTTGGCCGGCACCGTTCAGCAGATATCCAGTTTCCTGATCTGTCGGTTTCAAGGTATCACGCAGTACTGACTTATTCTGACGGAGTATTTCTTCTTGAAGATCTCAATTCAAAGTCAGGCACATACCTTAACGGAAAGAAGATACATTCTGCTGTGATCAATGTGGATGACGAGATCAGACTTGGCGCAGTGGTTTTCCGTATAAAGAGAATAAAGGAGACAAACAATGGCAGCAGAAAAGGTAA
- the rpe gene encoding ribulose-phosphate 3-epimerase, producing the protein MKTYISASILGADLLNLAAECDRLKENGVDMLHFDVMDGQFVDNISFGLPVLEKLSKYTDIFKDVHLMISDPLKYIDAFVKAGSDMITFHVESSSDPDEVIAAVKAAGIRCGISVKPKTPVEEIYRFLDRVDMVLIMTVEPGFGGQGFIPETAEKISTLRRYITENGFDTDIQVDGGINAKTISVVRDAGANVIVSGSYLFNAASMADAVRSLK; encoded by the coding sequence TTGAAAACTTATATTTCTGCTTCTATACTCGGTGCTGATCTTCTTAATCTCGCAGCTGAATGCGACAGACTTAAGGAGAACGGAGTGGACATGCTCCATTTCGATGTAATGGATGGTCAGTTTGTTGACAATATTTCATTCGGACTTCCTGTACTCGAGAAGTTAAGCAAATATACAGACATTTTCAAAGATGTTCACCTTATGATCAGTGATCCTTTGAAATATATAGACGCATTTGTAAAAGCCGGCAGTGACATGATCACATTCCATGTCGAAAGCAGTTCCGATCCGGACGAAGTGATCGCCGCTGTTAAGGCAGCAGGCATCAGATGCGGTATTTCAGTAAAGCCGAAGACACCTGTTGAAGAAATTTACAGATTTCTCGACAGAGTCGACATGGTTCTCATTATGACAGTGGAGCCCGGCTTCGGGGGACAGGGATTCATTCCTGAAACTGCTGAAAAGATCAGTACTCTCAGACGATACATTACAGAAAATGGTTTTGATACTGACATTCAGGTCGACGGCGGAATAAACGCAAAGACCATCTCCGTTGTCAGAGATGCCGGAGCAAATGTTATTGTTTCGGGAAGCTATCTGTTCAATGCAGCTTCCATGGCAGACGCAGTCAGATCTTTAAAATGA